Genomic DNA from Thiosocius teredinicola:
GATGAGGAGATTGATCATGAAAGCAGCACTTGCAGGTTCGAGGCCGCAAGTCATGACAGCGGGCAAGGGCTACGGCGCTGGCATTCGGTGCATGTGCCAACATAGATGAGCATTGGATTGCGTGCCCGCACCTGAGGGGCATCCGGTTGAGATCCAACTAGCCCTTTTTAGGGTGTGCCACACCAGGTGATGGACGTTGGGCTTGTACGATCTTCCTGCCCTGAGCGGGAGACCAATCGGCCCTTGGCATACAAATATGTTGCAACAAGCGCAAAGACTCGCGTGAAACTGAACATTGCTGGAACCAAATGACGACACCCTGCAAAATCATATTTCTTGGCGACGATGCTCGGATCGAGCTTTTGAGCGATGCGAATGCAGAACAGATCATGACAGAAGTAACGGTTGTCACTCCAAGCGCTAATGCCGAGGCATCCGAAATCTCCAAGCTAGCGATGGATGCCGATCACGGCGTTGTTGTGATCAATGCATCCGTGGATATTGCGCCTAGCATTCGGGAGCATGTGTTTCTCGCTCGACAGGCGGATGTCCCCAGCCTTTCAATCATGTTCACAAAGCTGTCTTGGTTGGAGGGTGTGAACGATGCCGATGCCTTTGTGGAACTCGCCGAACTGGAAGTTCGCGAAATTTTCAATGAGTACGGAATGAATGGAGAGGACGCTCTGGTATTTCATGATGCCAACATCCGCTCGTTTCCGAAGATGTACTCTAATGGCATCGGGCTTGAAGCGGCGCTTTCGAAAATTTCCAGTGTACTCAAACAACGTCCTGGCAGCGGTGGTGATCACGCAGAGGTCTAAGGTGTATTGGGGTTGCTCCGTTGTGTCGAAACTCGGGAGTGGGCTATGGTTTCCGTTTGGCCTCGAAAAGTCGCGACGGATGCAGAATTCGAAGCGATTGGGCTTCGGTCAATAGGATTGCAATTTGATAGAGAAGCTCATCATCCTCGCCGTCTTCTTCCTGCTGGCGGTTGCATTCACGTTCAAGCACCCTTGGATCGATCGGATAGAGCGCATGACGCAACGAAGCTTGTACTGGTTCCAGTTCGGCCCCAAACCCGCGCGCCGCTTATCCATATCGAAAGGTGTACTACGAGCGGCAGGTTATGTGATGTGGCTGATATTCGTCTTGACACTGCTAGCGTTCGTCAACGGCAGTCCACTGGGTGCCGACAGAACCTAGTCAGAACTCAGATGCCTCTGATCTTGGCGATCAGCGGTTGATACGCCGCATTCGGATGCGGCTCACCATTGAGCAACCAAACCTGGAGTTCCGGATCTTGTGCGGTCAGCAACGTATGAAACAGCGCCTGTTCGGCCTGGTCCGCCTGCTCGTAGTGGTCGTCCAGATAACGTTCGAGCACGAAGTCCAGTTCGAGCATGCCACGGCGGCATTGCCAGCGAAGTGAATCCAAGGTGGGTTTGGTATCTGTCATGGCAATCAGAATTGAAACTGTGAACCGGGTGCGGTGTCGGCGGTGATGGCCTGGATGCGCGCCACCTGCTCGTCGGTCAGCTCACTGCGCCAGCGGTTGGCGGCTTTGAGCGGATCGCGGAAGAGGTCGAAATAGCTGCCGTCACCAGCCGATTCCGAAGTGCTCTTCTGCAGAAAGGCCTCGACCTCTTCCGATACCTCGATCTGCGCATGCGCATACATCTTGCGCAAAGCCGCCGCGGGATCGGCGCACAT
This window encodes:
- a CDS encoding FAD assembly factor SdhE, yielding MTDTKPTLDSLRWQCRRGMLELDFVLERYLDDHYEQADQAEQALFHTLLTAQDPELQVWLLNGEPHPNAAYQPLIAKIRGI